The following proteins are encoded in a genomic region of Burkholderia cepacia:
- a CDS encoding DUF2182 domain-containing protein, whose amino-acid sequence MAARLHRRLFPFVLASLVGFAWVTLWAWTRSPYGRYLEHGDDAASLPFSTLCRALPGGALWLPAAFDAAAWTLMILAMMLPTTLTLFDTFARVVSDRPDRAWLLALVGLGYISAWSGFGLVAHGLHALLLTGVAHVPALAWRGWLIGAAVFALAGAFQFSGLKARCLERCRTPLGFVIGHWRGRAPLRHAFSLGASHGLFCIGCCWALMLLMFVVGAGSLGWMLALAALMAIEKNAVWGRLLTAPLGAALFGAAVLIVAGHA is encoded by the coding sequence ATGGCCGCGCGGTTGCACCGGCGCCTGTTTCCGTTCGTGCTCGCGAGTCTCGTCGGGTTCGCGTGGGTCACGCTGTGGGCGTGGACGCGCAGCCCGTACGGGCGCTATCTCGAGCACGGCGACGACGCGGCGTCCTTGCCGTTCAGCACGCTGTGCCGCGCGCTGCCGGGTGGCGCGCTGTGGCTGCCGGCCGCGTTCGACGCGGCAGCCTGGACGCTGATGATCCTCGCGATGATGCTGCCGACCACGCTGACGCTGTTCGACACGTTCGCGCGCGTCGTGTCGGATCGCCCCGACCGCGCGTGGCTGCTCGCCCTCGTCGGTCTCGGCTACATCTCCGCATGGAGCGGCTTCGGTCTCGTCGCGCACGGACTGCACGCGCTGCTGCTGACGGGCGTTGCGCACGTGCCGGCGCTTGCGTGGCGCGGTTGGTTGATCGGCGCGGCCGTCTTCGCGCTCGCCGGCGCGTTTCAGTTCAGCGGATTGAAGGCACGCTGCCTCGAGCGTTGCCGCACGCCGCTCGGTTTCGTGATCGGCCATTGGCGCGGGCGTGCGCCGCTGCGACACGCGTTCTCGCTGGGCGCCAGCCACGGGCTGTTCTGCATCGGGTGCTGCTGGGCGCTGATGCTGCTGATGTTCGTCGTCGGCGCCGGCAGCCTCGGCTGGATGCTGGCGCTCGCCGCGCTGATGGCCATCGAAAAGAATGCCGTGTGGGGGCGGCTGCTCACCGCGCCGCTCGGTGCCGCGCTGTTCGGCGCGGCCGTGCTGATCGTCGCCGGTCACGCGTGA
- a CDS encoding response regulator yields the protein MIKVLIADDHTLVRDGLRHILQNATGFEVAGEACDGPSTIALVRSTPAQVLVLDLSMPGRNGVELIKQIKDEKPALRVLVLTMHAEQQYAVRAFRAGASGYLTKESASAELVGAVTKVASGGVYVSLAMAEQFAQSLNEPAETLPHQRLSDREFDVFRRIAAGQTLTEIANALCVSAKTVSTYKTRILEKMQMPHEAALVRYAMRHKLLDETDDV from the coding sequence ATGATCAAGGTGCTCATCGCCGACGACCATACGCTCGTACGCGACGGTCTGCGGCACATCCTCCAGAACGCCACCGGATTCGAGGTGGCCGGCGAAGCCTGCGACGGCCCGTCGACGATCGCGCTCGTGCGCTCGACACCCGCGCAGGTGCTCGTGCTCGACCTGTCGATGCCGGGCCGCAACGGCGTCGAACTGATCAAGCAGATCAAGGACGAGAAGCCCGCGCTGCGCGTGCTCGTGCTGACGATGCACGCGGAACAGCAATACGCGGTGCGTGCGTTCCGCGCAGGCGCGTCCGGCTATCTGACGAAGGAAAGCGCGAGCGCCGAACTGGTCGGCGCGGTGACGAAGGTCGCGTCGGGCGGCGTCTACGTGAGCCTTGCGATGGCCGAGCAGTTCGCGCAGAGCCTGAACGAGCCGGCCGAGACGCTGCCGCACCAGCGGCTGTCCGATCGCGAATTCGACGTGTTCCGGCGGATCGCGGCCGGCCAGACGCTGACCGAAATCGCGAATGCGCTGTGCGTGAGCGCCAAGACCGTCAGCACCTACAAGACGCGGATCCTGGAAAAGATGCAGATGCCGCACGAAGCCGCGCTGGTGCGGTACGCGATGCGGCACAAGCTGCTCGACGAAACGGACGACGTATAA
- a CDS encoding DedA family protein/thiosulfate sulfurtransferase GlpE, translating to MWHFPIAIPSSLGPWAVFASVLITQLGVPVPAVPMLILGGTMAAMGQASWVSMFAAAIGATMLADSLWFFMGRTRGRRLLNGLVRFSLSLDTTLRFARNVFERYGAPLLVLSKFLPGLGLVSAPLLGTTAIGVGVFLFWDLAGASLWAAFWLVGGAAIHDQIVQFVLWVRASGGTILDAFLAIFITFLLYRWVRRVQFRRYLAQVRISPPQLVEMMTSDEPPLIFDARPKAIREREPYRIAGAVPVDLDSPDLLDPELLKRPIVVYCVCPNEATAKRLIAKMQRKKMIHNIRALKGGLDAWEKHGFPVEPMPADLDASRYFVRPEHGALEGEYTVRATLSK from the coding sequence GTGTGGCACTTTCCCATCGCAATTCCATCGTCGCTCGGCCCGTGGGCCGTGTTCGCGAGCGTGTTGATCACGCAGCTCGGCGTGCCGGTGCCGGCCGTGCCGATGTTGATTCTCGGTGGCACGATGGCGGCAATGGGGCAGGCGTCGTGGGTCAGCATGTTTGCGGCGGCGATCGGCGCGACGATGCTCGCCGATTCGCTGTGGTTCTTCATGGGCCGTACGCGCGGCCGGCGCCTGCTGAACGGCCTCGTCCGCTTCTCGCTATCGCTCGACACGACGTTGCGCTTTGCCCGTAACGTATTCGAAAGATACGGCGCGCCGCTGCTCGTGTTGTCCAAGTTCCTGCCGGGCCTCGGCCTCGTGTCGGCGCCGCTGCTCGGCACGACCGCGATCGGCGTCGGCGTGTTCCTGTTCTGGGATCTGGCCGGCGCGTCGCTGTGGGCCGCGTTCTGGCTGGTCGGCGGCGCGGCCATTCATGATCAGATCGTCCAGTTCGTGCTGTGGGTGCGCGCGAGTGGCGGCACGATTCTCGACGCGTTCCTCGCGATCTTCATCACGTTCCTGCTGTACCGCTGGGTGCGCCGCGTGCAGTTCCGCCGGTATCTCGCGCAGGTGCGCATCTCCCCGCCGCAGCTCGTCGAGATGATGACGTCGGACGAGCCGCCGCTGATCTTCGACGCACGGCCGAAGGCGATCCGCGAGCGCGAACCGTACCGGATCGCCGGCGCGGTGCCGGTCGATCTCGATTCGCCGGACCTGCTCGACCCGGAACTGCTGAAACGGCCGATCGTCGTCTATTGCGTGTGCCCGAACGAGGCCACGGCCAAGCGTCTGATCGCGAAAATGCAGCGCAAGAAGATGATCCACAACATCCGTGCGCTGAAGGGCGGCCTCGATGCGTGGGAAAAGCACGGTTTCCCGGTCGAGCCGATGCCGGCCGATCTCGACGCGTCGCGTTATTTCGTGCGTCCCGAACACGGGGCGCTCGAAGGCGAATATACGGTGCGCGCGACGTTGTCGAAGTGA
- a CDS encoding DUF4148 domain-containing protein, protein MKSLIKAVALAALVAAPIVSFAQSNQQPLTRAQVRAELVQLEKAGYNPNDWMNYPENIQAAQAKIAAAQNTGAQADATGYGANAAATSQSGQRVVVPAAADRSSVYFGH, encoded by the coding sequence ATGAAATCGCTGATCAAGGCAGTTGCACTGGCCGCCCTGGTGGCCGCACCGATCGTCTCGTTCGCCCAATCGAACCAGCAGCCGCTGACGCGCGCGCAAGTGCGCGCCGAGCTGGTCCAGCTCGAAAAGGCCGGCTACAACCCGAACGACTGGATGAACTACCCGGAAAACATCCAGGCCGCCCAGGCCAAGATCGCCGCCGCACAGAACACCGGCGCACAAGCTGACGCAACGGGCTACGGCGCGAATGCCGCCGCCACGTCGCAGTCGGGCCAGCGCGTGGTCGTGCCGGCCGCCGCCGATCGTTCGTCGGTGTACTTCGGCCACTAA
- a CDS encoding DUF1326 domain-containing protein — protein sequence MSYHLEGRLLEVCNCRVLCPCWIGEDPDFGVCDTIVAWHVDKGTVDGIDVGGNTIAAVCRVPGNILQGNWTAAIYVSDTASEAQEQALLKVYTGQAGGPIAELAKLIGKVVSVERAPIRFDVVGARGTLSIGTDYHAELEPYLGPSGAQTTLADTVFSTVPGAPVFVGKAPVYRSKNAAIGIDVDLKDHNALQSTFLFDA from the coding sequence ATGAGCTATCACCTTGAAGGCCGTCTGCTCGAGGTCTGCAACTGTCGCGTACTGTGCCCGTGCTGGATCGGCGAGGATCCGGATTTCGGCGTCTGCGACACCATCGTCGCGTGGCATGTCGACAAGGGCACGGTCGACGGTATCGACGTCGGCGGCAACACGATCGCCGCCGTATGCCGCGTGCCGGGCAACATCCTGCAAGGCAACTGGACGGCCGCGATCTACGTCAGCGACACGGCGTCGGAGGCGCAGGAGCAGGCGCTGCTCAAGGTCTATACGGGCCAGGCCGGCGGCCCGATCGCCGAGCTTGCGAAACTGATCGGCAAGGTCGTGTCGGTCGAACGCGCGCCGATCAGGTTCGATGTCGTCGGCGCCCGCGGCACGCTGTCGATCGGCACCGACTACCACGCGGAACTCGAACCCTACCTCGGCCCGAGCGGCGCGCAGACGACGCTGGCCGACACCGTGTTCTCGACGGTGCCCGGCGCACCCGTATTCGTCGGCAAGGCGCCGGTCTACCGGTCGAAGAACGCGGCGATCGGCATCGACGTCGATCTGAAGGATCACAACGCGTTGCAGAGCACGTTCCTGTTCGACGCATGA
- a CDS encoding cupin domain-containing protein produces MPISAPDLIRQFDLQPHPEGGYFRETYRATDSVVRPADGAPRAASTAIYYLLCDGAYSSWHRIRSDEVWHFYAGDPIEVWALDAHDGLTIHRLGNPLTHPGTVFQAVVPAGSWFGARCASHEHVALVGCTVAPGFEFSEFELADAATLAAAFPDYAEHVARLAQRSDV; encoded by the coding sequence ATGCCGATCTCCGCTCCCGACCTGATTCGCCAGTTCGACCTGCAACCGCATCCTGAAGGCGGCTATTTCCGCGAAACCTATCGCGCGACCGATTCGGTCGTGCGTCCGGCCGACGGTGCGCCACGCGCCGCGTCGACCGCGATCTACTACCTGCTGTGCGACGGCGCGTATTCGTCGTGGCACCGGATCCGTTCCGACGAGGTCTGGCATTTCTACGCGGGCGACCCGATCGAAGTGTGGGCGCTCGACGCGCACGACGGGCTGACGATCCACCGGCTCGGCAACCCGCTCACGCACCCGGGCACGGTGTTCCAGGCGGTCGTGCCGGCCGGGAGCTGGTTCGGCGCGCGCTGCGCGTCGCACGAGCATGTCGCGCTCGTGGGCTGCACGGTGGCGCCGGGGTTCGAGTTTTCGGAATTCGAGCTGGCCGATGCAGCCACGCTGGCCGCCGCGTTCCCCGACTACGCGGAACACGTCGCCCGGCTCGCGCAGCGCTCCGACGTGTGA
- a CDS encoding sigma 54-interacting transcriptional regulator yields the protein MNESLQASLNLIPAHAWYAEPSGNLTFLNGRCADYLGLANDHPLRSGIEQDSAWDAHIAFLHPDDHAETRRIWSRCIKSKCAGEVAFRVRSGDGAYRWFLSRAEPRRATAGELVGWVGLNLEIEEQKQSEFSLAKGERLTHFGTWVFCPSGFEYWSSGLFYIHGLEQAAKAPSIAEYMAIVHPEDRDSVAGEIKNMLTEDSSFDFTKRIVRPDGATRHIRCVGTPMRHDGTSQGFIGAGIDVTEQVQLMEALRSSEEELRQITDLSPQHIGVVGPNGEHLYANRTALAYIGASLEEWKSGAVGQGVHPDDRERFRSHLENGASGDMELRLRKSDGSYRWFLARFNPICNNHGQLVRLYVTCTDIEDRKRSENRLLQENVALREEIDRKSMFEEIIGTSPPLIEVLSHVTKVAASESTVLITGETGTGKELVARAIHRRSDRSTRAFVAINCAAIPRELMFSELFGHEKGAFTGATQRRPGRFELAEGGTIFLDEVGELQADTQAALLRVLQEREFERVGGRELIRVNVRVIAATNRDLEEAVSAGTFRQDLFYRLNVFPVEMPPLRERGDDIPMLVEYFIHRYARKMGKVFRHVNKRTLDRLKSYPWPGNVRELQNVIERSVIVCDTEEFAIDERWLSSRPSADSRTALSSSIVAHEKTIIEEALRACGGRVFGSAGAANRLSMPRSTLESKIRALGIDKRRFRQ from the coding sequence ATGAACGAGTCACTGCAAGCCAGTCTGAATCTGATTCCTGCTCATGCGTGGTACGCGGAGCCGTCGGGCAATCTCACGTTTCTGAACGGGCGATGCGCGGATTACCTGGGGCTCGCGAACGACCATCCGCTAAGATCCGGGATCGAGCAGGATTCGGCATGGGATGCTCATATCGCTTTTCTGCATCCAGACGATCACGCCGAGACTCGCAGGATCTGGTCGCGGTGCATTAAGTCCAAATGTGCGGGGGAAGTTGCGTTTCGAGTGCGCAGCGGAGACGGCGCGTATCGCTGGTTCCTCAGCCGCGCTGAACCTCGTCGCGCAACTGCCGGGGAGTTGGTAGGCTGGGTTGGCCTCAATCTCGAGATCGAAGAGCAAAAGCAATCCGAGTTCTCCTTGGCGAAGGGCGAACGGCTTACACACTTCGGCACCTGGGTCTTCTGTCCGTCCGGTTTTGAGTACTGGTCTTCCGGCTTGTTTTATATCCATGGCCTTGAGCAGGCGGCCAAGGCACCGAGCATTGCGGAGTACATGGCGATTGTGCACCCAGAAGATAGGGACTCTGTTGCAGGTGAAATTAAAAATATGCTCACCGAGGACAGCTCCTTTGACTTTACCAAGAGGATTGTGCGGCCTGACGGGGCAACCCGTCATATCCGTTGCGTCGGCACGCCGATGCGCCATGACGGGACTTCCCAAGGGTTCATCGGGGCTGGCATAGACGTTACCGAGCAGGTGCAGTTGATGGAGGCCCTGCGTTCGAGTGAAGAAGAACTCAGGCAGATCACCGACCTCTCGCCCCAGCATATTGGCGTAGTGGGACCAAACGGCGAGCACTTGTATGCAAACCGTACTGCGCTCGCCTACATAGGCGCCAGTTTGGAAGAGTGGAAGAGCGGAGCCGTGGGGCAGGGTGTTCATCCCGACGACCGCGAAAGGTTTCGCAGTCACTTGGAAAATGGCGCATCCGGCGACATGGAATTGAGGCTGCGCAAGAGTGATGGAAGCTATCGTTGGTTTCTTGCGCGGTTCAACCCGATATGTAACAACCATGGTCAGCTGGTTCGTTTGTATGTCACATGTACAGATATTGAAGATCGGAAAAGGTCTGAGAATAGGTTGCTACAGGAGAACGTTGCCCTTCGGGAGGAAATCGACAGAAAGTCGATGTTCGAAGAAATCATCGGTACGTCACCGCCATTGATCGAGGTCCTTTCGCATGTGACAAAGGTTGCAGCCAGCGAATCGACAGTACTGATAACCGGCGAAACCGGGACAGGTAAAGAGCTGGTTGCTCGCGCGATTCACCGGCGGTCAGACCGTTCAACTCGGGCATTTGTAGCGATAAACTGCGCCGCTATTCCTCGTGAATTGATGTTTTCAGAGCTGTTCGGGCATGAAAAGGGCGCCTTCACTGGTGCCACCCAGCGGCGACCTGGTCGGTTCGAACTTGCCGAGGGAGGGACGATCTTTCTGGATGAGGTGGGTGAGCTACAAGCGGACACGCAGGCTGCGTTGCTGAGAGTACTCCAGGAGCGCGAATTTGAGCGTGTCGGGGGAAGGGAACTCATTCGCGTCAACGTTCGTGTGATTGCCGCCACGAATCGTGATTTGGAAGAAGCAGTTTCCGCCGGAACCTTTCGACAAGATCTTTTTTATCGTCTCAACGTATTTCCGGTGGAGATGCCTCCCCTGCGCGAACGTGGAGACGACATTCCAATGTTAGTTGAGTATTTTATCCACCGCTACGCAAGGAAGATGGGAAAAGTATTTCGACACGTCAACAAGCGGACGCTGGATCGACTGAAGAGTTATCCGTGGCCTGGAAATGTTCGCGAGCTACAAAACGTCATCGAGCGATCGGTCATTGTCTGCGACACCGAAGAATTTGCGATTGACGAGCGGTGGTTATCGTCGCGACCGTCTGCCGATAGCCGAACGGCTCTTTCCAGTTCGATCGTGGCTCACGAAAAGACCATTATCGAGGAGGCCTTGCGCGCCTGCGGCGGGCGGGTCTTTGGATCCGCGGGTGCTGCGAACCGTTTGAGCATGCCGCGCTCGACGCTAGAATCGAAAATCCGCGCTCTGGGGATCGACAAGCGTCGCTTCCGGCAATGA
- a CDS encoding universal stress protein, translated as MYKRIFVGLDGSPSARLALNEAIRIAAASGGEVTCAYVVEHRPQLVDVDAGFAAERDGDAAATDAVTPVLDDAKAVLAQQHVTGTVRALDAYGEDVAAVLMRTAAEADADLIVMGTSGRHGLRRLLLGSVAESLLRAADRPVLLVRHNEPGTPAAA; from the coding sequence ATGTACAAGCGGATTTTCGTCGGGCTCGACGGCAGCCCGAGCGCGCGTCTCGCGCTGAACGAGGCGATCCGGATCGCGGCGGCGTCCGGCGGTGAAGTCACCTGCGCGTATGTCGTCGAGCACCGGCCGCAGCTCGTCGACGTCGACGCGGGCTTCGCGGCCGAGCGCGACGGCGACGCGGCCGCGACCGATGCCGTGACGCCGGTGCTCGACGACGCGAAAGCGGTGCTCGCGCAGCAGCATGTGACGGGCACCGTGCGCGCGCTCGACGCATACGGCGAGGATGTCGCCGCCGTACTGATGCGCACGGCGGCCGAAGCCGACGCGGACCTGATCGTGATGGGCACGAGCGGCCGGCACGGCCTGCGCCGGCTGCTGCTCGGCAGCGTCGCGGAATCGCTGCTGCGTGCGGCCGACCGGCCCGTGCTGCTGGTGCGGCACAACGAACCCGGTACGCCGGCGGCTGCGTAG
- a CDS encoding DMT family transporter, with protein MRPPASALASHVRPGARVAALTSVAMLAFASNSLLCRLALQAGRIDAASFGSVRLVSGALMLALVARAGARRSAQPADWPAAVMLFAYVACFSFAYLTVSAATGALILFGAVQLTMFAAGWHAGERFAPAGWAGFGAALAGLLYLVSPGLAAPTPSGAALMTVAGIAWGIYSIRGRRTTDPVAATAGNFMRAAPLALVLSAVLAARTHLTPAGIVLAVLSGALTSGIGYVIWYAALRYLTAMRAAAVQLSVPPIAACGAVLFLSEQPTWRLALASAAILGGVAAVLASRARHADAGS; from the coding sequence ATGCGCCCGCCCGCTTCCGCCCTCGCGTCGCATGTGCGGCCGGGCGCGCGCGTCGCCGCGCTGACGTCGGTCGCGATGCTTGCGTTCGCATCGAACTCGCTGCTGTGCCGGCTCGCGCTGCAGGCCGGCCGGATCGACGCGGCCAGCTTCGGCAGCGTGCGCCTCGTGTCGGGCGCGCTGATGCTCGCGCTCGTTGCGCGCGCGGGTGCGCGGCGGTCCGCCCAGCCGGCGGACTGGCCCGCGGCAGTCATGCTGTTCGCGTATGTCGCTTGCTTCTCGTTCGCGTACCTGACCGTCAGCGCCGCCACCGGCGCGCTGATCCTGTTCGGCGCGGTGCAGTTGACGATGTTCGCGGCCGGATGGCACGCCGGCGAACGGTTTGCTCCCGCCGGCTGGGCCGGGTTCGGCGCGGCGCTGGCCGGGTTGCTGTATCTCGTCTCACCGGGGCTGGCCGCTCCGACGCCGAGCGGCGCCGCGCTGATGACGGTCGCCGGCATTGCATGGGGCATCTATTCGATACGCGGCCGTCGGACGACCGACCCGGTCGCGGCGACCGCCGGCAATTTCATGCGGGCCGCGCCGCTGGCGCTCGTGTTGAGCGCCGTGCTTGCCGCCCGCACTCACCTGACGCCGGCCGGCATCGTGCTCGCCGTGCTGTCCGGCGCGCTGACGTCCGGGATCGGCTACGTGATCTGGTACGCCGCGCTGCGATACCTGACCGCGATGCGCGCCGCGGCGGTCCAGTTGTCGGTGCCGCCGATCGCCGCATGCGGCGCGGTGCTGTTCCTGTCGGAACAGCCGACCTGGCGGCTCGCGCTCGCGTCGGCTGCCATTCTCGGCGGTGTCGCCGCCGTGCTCGCGAGCCGGGCCCGCCACGCCGATGCCGGATCGTGA
- a CDS encoding lysozyme inhibitor LprI family protein, with product MRVLTGLLCSLALLANVAHAQTNCADATDQAAMTACADRAYKKSDGELNRTYQAVTARLHDARPLADKLVNAQRAWIAYRDAECGFSSANAEGGSAYPMVVSTCLDDLTKVRTETLKGYLSCEEGDLACPVPGK from the coding sequence ATGCGTGTCTTGACCGGTCTGCTGTGCTCGCTGGCGCTGCTGGCAAACGTCGCCCATGCGCAGACGAATTGTGCGGACGCGACGGATCAGGCGGCGATGACGGCATGTGCCGATCGCGCGTACAAGAAATCCGACGGGGAACTGAACCGTACCTACCAGGCCGTCACCGCGCGCCTGCACGATGCGCGGCCGCTGGCCGACAAGCTCGTGAATGCGCAGCGTGCATGGATTGCGTACCGCGATGCCGAATGCGGTTTCTCGAGCGCGAATGCCGAGGGCGGCAGTGCGTACCCGATGGTCGTCTCGACCTGCCTCGACGATCTGACGAAAGTGCGCACCGAAACGCTGAAGGGCTATCTGTCCTGCGAGGAAGGCGACCTGGCGTGCCCGGTGCCAGGCAAGTAA
- a CDS encoding PAS domain S-box protein: protein MTASGTPTRDARGPTRLQTMLRQPLAAGVVALCAGAVLSLGVALLVREQWQGAVHTRFERRTTHVTAMLRHELQTGVAVLEGARGAFGLVPDMTPEQWRRYAETLDLDSARSPVRQIGYAPLSPAARGGLAGAKPLPAGPLATAALSAPASNSPVVRFGVSDAAPLTRALQTGDIALGVHPADDDTSRDARTLTLFLPVTLSPNAAVTPSGTREAGVDGVLFAALSPRRLVERALDAERGIDLWMTAGGDPRAIVSVESTTDEASASPDLMRRTDVLNFGGTALTLAYSADGRPSATGAQRAAGTVLAAGLIASFAFAALVHALQRRRSGATADAGASSRGILNEARMMGIIRSSMEAIITIDEKQTVVIFNPMAEQVFGVSAMEAIGAPLSRFIPERFRAAHAKHVDQFGVTGVSERQMGRQRVLFGLRANGEEFPIEASISQIRDASGKLYTVMLRDITERLRAENALKQSREELRELSANLQNVREEEKTRIARELHDDLGQQLTALKMDLSVVEQQLRVPGRAQPDEDVQTHLQGMRRLIDATVASVRRIAADLRPVMLDDLGLVPAIEWLANDFTNRYGIDVERHIETGGLSFTSAGATTLFRIVQEALTNVARHADATRVALRLDIEEGFCVLRVADNGRGAAPGGPAHEDKSFGLIGIRERAHMLGGTVTIDTALARGFSITVAFPLSTVQQETLIT, encoded by the coding sequence ATGACCGCCAGTGGAACCCCGACGCGTGACGCCCGAGGGCCCACGCGCCTCCAGACCATGTTACGCCAGCCGCTCGCGGCTGGCGTCGTTGCGCTATGCGCCGGCGCCGTGCTGTCGCTCGGCGTCGCGCTGCTCGTGCGCGAGCAGTGGCAAGGCGCCGTCCATACGCGCTTCGAACGCCGCACGACGCACGTGACCGCGATGCTGCGGCACGAGTTGCAGACCGGCGTTGCCGTGCTCGAAGGCGCGCGCGGCGCGTTCGGTCTCGTCCCGGACATGACGCCCGAACAATGGCGCCGGTATGCGGAGACGCTCGATCTCGACAGCGCCCGCTCGCCGGTCCGGCAGATCGGCTATGCGCCGCTGTCGCCGGCCGCACGCGGCGGGCTCGCCGGCGCGAAGCCGCTGCCGGCCGGTCCGCTTGCGACCGCGGCGCTCAGCGCGCCCGCCTCGAACTCGCCGGTCGTCCGCTTCGGCGTATCCGACGCGGCGCCGCTGACGCGCGCGCTGCAGACCGGTGACATCGCACTCGGCGTCCACCCGGCCGACGACGATACCTCCCGCGACGCCCGCACGCTGACGCTGTTCCTGCCCGTGACCCTGTCGCCGAATGCGGCCGTCACGCCGTCCGGCACGCGTGAAGCCGGCGTCGACGGGGTGCTGTTCGCGGCGCTGAGCCCGCGGCGCCTGGTCGAGCGCGCGCTCGACGCGGAACGCGGAATCGACCTGTGGATGACGGCCGGCGGCGATCCGCGCGCGATCGTCAGCGTCGAGTCGACGACCGACGAAGCGTCGGCATCGCCCGACCTGATGCGACGCACCGACGTGCTGAATTTCGGCGGCACCGCGCTGACGCTCGCCTATTCCGCGGACGGCCGCCCGAGCGCGACCGGTGCGCAGCGCGCGGCCGGCACCGTGCTTGCCGCGGGGCTGATCGCGTCGTTCGCCTTCGCGGCGCTCGTCCATGCGCTGCAGCGCCGCCGGTCCGGCGCGACTGCCGATGCCGGCGCGAGCAGCCGCGGCATCCTCAACGAGGCGCGGATGATGGGCATCATCCGTTCGTCAATGGAAGCGATCATCACGATCGACGAGAAGCAGACGGTCGTGATCTTCAATCCGATGGCCGAGCAGGTGTTCGGCGTGTCCGCGATGGAGGCGATCGGCGCGCCGCTGTCGCGCTTCATCCCCGAGCGGTTCCGCGCCGCGCACGCGAAGCACGTCGACCAGTTCGGCGTGACGGGCGTGTCCGAGCGGCAGATGGGCCGTCAGCGCGTACTGTTCGGGCTGCGCGCCAACGGCGAGGAATTCCCGATCGAGGCGTCGATCTCGCAGATCCGCGACGCGTCGGGCAAGCTCTACACCGTGATGCTGCGCGACATCACCGAACGGTTGCGCGCCGAGAACGCGTTGAAGCAGTCGCGCGAGGAGTTGCGCGAACTGTCGGCGAACCTGCAGAACGTGCGCGAAGAAGAAAAAACGCGGATCGCGCGCGAACTGCACGACGACCTCGGCCAGCAGCTCACCGCGCTGAAGATGGACCTGTCGGTCGTCGAGCAGCAGCTGCGCGTGCCCGGCCGCGCGCAGCCCGACGAGGACGTGCAGACGCACCTGCAGGGCATGCGGCGGCTGATCGATGCGACGGTCGCATCGGTGCGGCGCATCGCGGCCGACCTGCGCCCGGTGATGCTCGACGATCTCGGCCTCGTTCCCGCGATCGAATGGCTCGCGAACGATTTCACGAACCGCTACGGGATCGATGTCGAGCGTCACATCGAAACGGGCGGCCTCTCGTTCACCAGCGCGGGCGCGACCACGCTGTTCCGCATCGTCCAGGAAGCGCTGACGAACGTCGCACGCCATGCGGATGCGACGCGCGTCGCGCTGCGGCTCGACATCGAGGAAGGCTTCTGCGTGCTGCGCGTCGCGGACAACGGCCGCGGCGCGGCGCCCGGCGGTCCGGCCCACGAGGACAAATCGTTCGGCCTGATCGGCATTCGCGAACGCGCACACATGCTCGGCGGCACCGTGACGATCGACACCGCGCTCGCGCGCGGCTTCTCGATTACCGTCGCATTCCCGCTCAGTACCGTTCAACAGGAAACGCTCATCACATGA